The Mus caroli unplaced genomic scaffold, CAROLI_EIJ_v1.1 scaffold_9775_1, whole genome shotgun sequence genome segment ATaaaacagtcctacccagctacaGCACACATGGACTTGAGtgggaaacaaccaagatgttcTAAAGGGACTGGTCACACAAACCTGACTAGTTGAACTTAAGACCCTCTTTctagggacctatcatgactgccctccgaaagacccagcaaggagaaagagtcagatgcagatatttgcacccaaccaatgaacagaagctgctgaccccagtGATTGAATCatggaaaagatggaagaagttgAAGAAGTAGGCAACCCTgcaggagaaccagcagtctcaattaacctggaccctcaaTATCACTCAgaaactgaatcaccaaccaggaagcatacaccagctgataggaggctccaaacacatatacagcagagcactgcagggtctgggttcagtttgagaagatgcacctaaccctcaagagactggaggccccagggagtaagGAGGTCTGGAGGTGTGTGGGGTGGGATTAGGGGTGGGGATGTCCTCGTGAAGACAGGGGTGCAGGGAAGAGGTATAGGATGTAGAACAGTtcgagggtggactgggaggggaataaaacctggagtgtaaaataaaagagaaaataaataaataaataaataaataacaataaaagaaatctgTGTAAAGTTTGGAAGAACAAGATAGCATCAAGAAAACACTTCAAATAGTGTAATTACTGAGAATAAAGATGGGATACAGTCTGAATACAGAATAGTTGAGGTATCCTAGGAACATGACCATTCAGCAGAAGTACATCTTGAGTTTAGCTAGATATTTCAAGCCATACTGTGACTAAATTGACATGAATTTATGTGTGTTAGATATGATGGTATATTTTGTATATGCAGCTTATCTCAACTCAGAGAAGGTTAAATGTGCATAAAGAGATCTGTGTGATCACACTGGAAATGGCTtagtagagagggagggaagagcatGTGATTTGGAAAtgtcttcctttacatttttggACAGTCTTGAAGAATAATGATGTCAAAAGTGTCATAGCTAACACCTGaattagaatataaatatatggagCCCAATAACCTCAGAAACTATTGACGTCACTATGGAAACTATGAGAAAAGAGTTTTCAAATAGGACACTATGGAGAGGTCACACAAAACAGTTTCCTATTTCTCCCAGCAggagatgtggaaactgaggtgCCATTGAAAGCATATGTTACTAAGAGCCACTAAAACTTTCAAAATGAGCTGGTTACTTCCCAAGATGAGTAAGTTAAACTCCTACTCCATTAATTCCAACAGCAAAATAGGAGCTTGTTTCcatgtagttctttgtgtaggattcAGTTCTTGGGGACTATCtcctataaaaattaaatgaactaaTACCTAAGAGACACTGTGCCTTATGCTTTGTTCTTAGTTAATTAGCTATGCTTATATTTTCTCACCTAACATCTTTGGAAGTTTAGTTTTCCTGGGAGTTTCACATTCTCTTGCTGGATGTCAGTTGTCTTTAAAGATATATCTGGTTATTAGATTCTTATCGATAAAAAACAATGCCTTCTAAACTATGCCTTCTATTGTATAACATTAAACTTTCAATTAGGATACAACACTAGTTCAGGTTAGCCTGTCTAATAACTGTCAAAAACATGCCTTTTAACAAGTGAGAATATTTGATCCTCTACTTATAGGAACATACCACACACAGGGAGATGAATCCTCCTTTGCAAGAAACTTGATGGTGTTTTGTATTTCAGGACCATGCCAGGAAAGTCTAGTTCTTCCTCTTCAGTGAGGTTTCCTCAAATAGAAACTAAGAGAAGTAAATCCTGGGTTATTTACAATCACTTATTGTTTCATGAGAATATAGATGCTGACAGATATCCTACTTCATGAAACATTCccctgtaaatattttatatgcctattttaaaagttactggCATCTGTCTGTTTTTAACAACCTCTGTGTGTTTTTAACAATTTCCTTATAGTGTGAatctttataaatttaattttttatcgTTTTCTGTCATTTCCTgctaaaactttttatttatcaGGAATCTGTCCTTGAGCGttgtaaagtaaatatctaattctTTATCTTTATATCATTATACTTACAGATAGGTGTTGCTAAGACCACTCACTAAAGAAGCCTCCTTACAGCAAGAGCCTAATTAGCAAAGGAGATCAAAAGTAGGCATTAGTTAGAGGTCTCCTTTTCTGACCCTTCTTCTCCTTCAGAATTGATCTTTACTTTCAGAGTAATACTTACCACTAGTCtaaaaaaattttataatttgataTCTTTTTCCCATATGAATAAGTaatacaaataaaagttacaGTGACAGAATGAACTTCTGAGTCTGAAACTCATAAATGTAAGCAAAAAAAGTAGTGTAACTCTAcatgaggaagaaaaatgaataagtgAGTATGAGTCAAACAGCAGTTATAAGAATGTTGAACAGAGAGCCATCATAGTGCAAAGTACATGCATTCCTCTCAATCACAGCTGTTGTACATTAAGTTAGTGTAATCACCTTGTGTGTAGGACTGCAACAGAATCTGTCCTTTGCTTCCATTGACACTATTTGTAGTTCTAGATACTGTTATAAAAATCAGACTTGTGTATTATTTATTTCAATTGTTTAACATGCACACAAAGAAGAACTATTTTAACTTATTTGCAAATTCATCAAAAAAGACATCTACAATCATTGAGACAACCAAGAGCTAGAGAAGAAATTTTATTCCAAACTTAATATTGTGAAGTTTGCATAATAGAGCAGTACTCATGTAAGTATAACCAACCAGACAAAGGAATTTGAAGTATCTTCAGGGTGGGATATAGTTGACTACCTGAGAATGAAATCAGCTTTTACCAGAGAATAATATTTCTCCATGGATCTGTGTCTGAGAATTCTCTTCTATTTTGgtacttttttttccaaataaaaacatacaacaAATAATCTTATACTTAGTGTTATCAAATGCTTGTTATAGACTATATCCTCCTGTACAATGCAGTAATTTCCAAGAAAATCTATTCCTTGTATTGAGGAAACATTTTTTGTAGTAACTTTTTTAGGGCAACTTTGACATCTTTATTTCTCAGGCTGTAGATCATAGGATTCAACATAGGCACAACAATGGTATAAAACACAGATGATACTTTCCCTTGGTCCATGGAGCTGACTGAAGATGGCTGTAGATACATGAATGTTGTAGAACCAAAGAAAATAGCAACAGCCAAGATGTGGGAGCTGCAGGTGCTAAAGGCCTTGACTCTGCCCCCAGATGTTTTAATGTGCAAAATGCTGACAATGATGAAGATATAAGAGCTAACGATGGTCATGACTGGTACAATAATATTAAATGCACTGAAGGACAGTGCTAATATTTCATTGATAAAAGTACTAGAGCAAGACAGCTCAAGTAATGGGAAAAGATCACAAAAGTAGTGATTTATTTTATCAGCCTTACAGAAAAACAGTCTTAGCAGGAAGACAGTGTGAGCTGTAGCACTGAGTAAGCCAATACCATACACCACAGCTACCATCAACAAACAGACTTGATAGGACATGGTTACTTTGTAAAGCAAAGGGTTAGATatagccacatagcggtcatatgcCATTGCAGCCAACATGTGACATTCTGCAACAACAAAAGTACAGAAGAAATAGAACTGAGCTATGCATTCTGGGTACAGGATGACATTCTTCTCTGTCACAAAGTTCAACAGCATTTTAGGAACAATGACAGTAGACTGACAGCAGTCAATAAAGGACAGACTGCTGAGTAAATAATACATAGGTGTATGTAGCTGAGAACTAATCAGAATCAAGACCATCATTCCTAGGTTTCCAACAACTGTAACCAAATAGACAGATAGGAAGATAAGGAATAGAGGCAATTGGAGCTCTGGATTCTCTGTTAAACCAGCAAGAATGAACTCTGCCACTGAGGTATGATTTAATTCTTCCATGGTCTTCTAGAaagtatatgtaaaaataaaaaagttatatagaagaaaaatattgagtATTCGTTCCCCTGTCACTCAATGAATTTTGAAACATAATTCAAATACTTTCAGATATCTGCAACCTTTGGCATCCTCTTTTTGATTTGAGAAGTCAGAGATTTTTCAGTCCTGGAGAAaggaaatatacaaatataattgtACATGTTACATACTTGTGACCTtaatttaagaattgtttttattgGTACCTATTTTCTACCTTGTTTCAGTTCATTTCAAACCATTGTGACACCATTAATTGAGTGGGTAAATAATTTCTCATGacacatttatatgcatacatataattgATCATATAGAAAATTGAACATTAATTAAAGAGAACTATTACATATAATTAGCAGCATATCTAGATAATGTTAGAACACAGAAATCACAGCAGAGATGTTGAAGATGTTGAAGATTAAGAAATCATCAAGAAAACTAAGAGATACTGTGGAGTTCTCTTTTTACCCTTGTTTTAATTTGATTCAGCAATTGTGGTTGCCTGTCCCCCACAAAGCATAACATTACCAATTCTGCACCAATTATGGTAAATCATAAGGAAAAGCTTCATAATGACTATAGGTGGATACTGTTAGCTCATGTTCATGtaaagcaatttcttttttttttccacagcaaaaataggatatttttttatttttcccttttcttttcatcaggtattttcctcatttacatttacaatgctatcccaaaagNNNNNNNNNNNNNNNNNNNNNNNNNNNNNNNNNNNNNNNNNNNNNNNNNNNNNNNNNNNNNNNNNNNNNNNNNNNNNNNNNNNNNNNNNNNNNNNNNNNNNNNNNNNNNNNNNNNNNNNNNNNNNNNNNNNNNNNNNNNNNNNNNNNNNNNNNNNNNNNNNNNNNNNNNNNNNNNNNNNNNNNNNNNNNNNNNNNNNNNNNNNNNNNNNNNNNNNNNNNNNNNNNNNNNNNNNNNNNNNNNNNNNNNNNNNNNNNNNNNNNNNNNNNNNNNNNNNNNNNNNNNNNNNNNNNNNNNNNNNNNNNNNNNNNNNNNNNNNNNNNNNNNNNNNNNNNNNNNNNNNNNNNNNNNNNNNNNNNNNNNNNNNNNNNNNNNNNNNNNNNNNNNNNNNNNNNNNNNNNNNNNNNNNNNNNNNNNNNNNNNNNNNNNNNNNNNNNNNNNNNNNNNNNNNNNNNNNNNNNNNNNNNNNNNNNNNNNNNNNNNNNNNNNNNNNNNNNNNNNNNNNNNNNNNNNNNNNNNNNNNNNNNNNNNNNNNNNNNNNNNNNNNNNNNNNNNNNNNNNNNNNNNNNNNNNNNNNNNNNNNNNNNNNNNNNNNNNNNNNNNNNNNNNNNNNNNNNNNNNNNNNNNNNNNNNNNNNNNNNNNNNNNNNNNNNNNNNNNNNNNNNNNNNNNNNNNNNNNNNNNNNNNNNNNNNNNNNNNNNNNNNNNNNNNNNNNNNNNNNNNNNNNNNNNNNNNNNNNNNNNNNNNNNNNNNNNNNNNNNNNNNNNNNNNNNNNNNNNNNNNNNNNNNNNNNNNNNNNNNNNNNNNNNNNNNNNNNNNNNNNNNNNNNNNNNNNNNNNNNNNNNNNNNNNNNNNNNNNNNNNNNNNNNNNNNNNNNNNNNNNNNNNNNNNNNNNNNNNNNNNNNNNNNNNNNNNNNNNNNNNNNNNNNNNNNNNNNNNNNNNNNNNNNNNNNNNNNNNNNNNNNNNNNNNNNNNNNNNNNNNNNNNNNNNNNNNNNNNNNNNNNNNNNNNNNNNNNNNNNNNNNNNNNNNNNNNNNNNNNNNNNNNNNNNNNNNNNNNNNNNNNNNNNNNNNNNNNNNNNNNNNNNNNNNNNNNNNNNNNNNNNNNNNNNNNNNNNNNNNNNNNNNNNNNNNNNNNNNNNNNNNNNNNNNNNNNNNNNNNNNNNNNNNNNNNNNNNNNNNNNNNNNNNNNNNNNNNNNNNNNNNNNNNNNNNNNNNNNNNNNNNNNNNNNNNNNNNNNNNNNNNNNNNNNNNNNNNNNNNNNNNNNNNNNNNNNNNNNNNNNNNNNNNNNNNNNNNNNNNNNNNNNNNNNNNNNNNNNNNNNNNNNNNNNNNNNNNNNNNNNNNNNNNNNNNNNNNNNNNNNNNNNNNNNNNNNNNNNNNNNNNNNNNNNNNNNNNNNNNNNNNNNNNNNNNNNNNNNNNNNNNNNNNNNNNNNNNNNNNNNNNNNNNNNNNNNNNNNNNNNNNNNNNNNNNNNNNNNNNNNNNNNNNNNNNNNNNNNNNNNNNNNNNNNNNNNNNNNNNNNNNNNNNNNNNNNNNNNNNNNNNNNNNNNNNNNNNNNNNNNNNNNNNNNNNNNNNNNNNNNNNNNNNNNNNNNNNNNNNNNNNNNNNNNNNNNNNNNNNNNNNNNNNNNNNNNNNNNNNNNNNNNNNNNNNNNNNNNNNNNNNNNNNNNNNNNNNNNNNNNNNNNNNNNNNNNNNNNNNNNNNNNNNNNNNNNNNNNNNNNNNNNNNNNNNNNNNNNNNNNNNNNNNNNNNNNNNNNNNNNNNNNNNNNNNNNNNNNNNNNNNNNNNNNNNNNNNNNNNNNNNNNNNNNNNNNNNNNNNNNNNNNNNNNNNNNNNNNNNNNNNNNNNNNNNNNNNNNNNNNNNNNNNNNNNNNNNNNNNNNNNNNNNNNNNNNNNNNNNNNNNNNNNNNNNNNNNNNNNNNNNNNNNNNNNNNNNNNNNNNNNNNNNNNNNNNNNNNNNNNNNNNNNNNNNNNNNNNNNNNNNNNNNNNNNNNNNNNNNNNNNNNNNNNNNNNNNNNNNNNNNNNNNNNNNNNNNNNNNNNNNNNNNNNNNNNNNNNNNNNNNNNNNNNNNNNNNNNNNNNNNNNNNNNNNNNNNNNNNNNNNNNNNNNNNNNNNNNNNNNNNNNNNNNNNNNNNNNNNNNNNNNNNNNNNNNNNNNNNNNNNNNNNNNNNNNNNNNNNNNNNNNNNNNNNNNNNNNNNNNNNNNNNNNNNNNNNNNNNNNNNNNNNNNNNNNNNNNNNNNNNNNNNNNNNNNNNNNNNNNNNNNNNNNNNNNNNNNNNNNNNNNNNNNNNNNNNNNNNNNNNNNNNNNNNNNNNNNNNNNNNNNNNNNNNNNNNNNNNNNNNNNNNNNNNNNNNNNNNNNNNNNNNNNNNNNNNNNNNNNNNNNNNNNNNNNNNNNNNNNNNNNNNNNNNNNNNNNNNNNNNNNNNNNNNNNNNNNNNNNNNNNNNNNNNNNNNNNNNNNNNNNNNNNNNNNNNNNNNNNNNNNNNNNNNNNNNNNNNNNNNNNNNNNNNNNNNNNNNNNNNNNNNNNNNNNNNNNNNNNNNNNNNNNNNNNNNNNNNNNNNNNNNNNNNNNNNNNNNNNNNNNNNNNNNNNNNNNNNNNNNNNNNNNNNNNNNNNNNNNNNNNNNNNNNNNNNNNNNNNNNNNNNNNNNNNNNNNNNNNNNNNNNNNNNNNNNNNNNNNNNNNNNNNNNNNNNNNNNNNNNNNNNNNNNNNNNNNNNNNNNNNNNNNNNNNNNNNNNN includes the following:
- the LOC110287906 gene encoding olfactory receptor 150-like, which codes for MEELNHTSVAEFILAGLTENPELQLPLFLIFLSVYLVTVVGNLGMMVLILISSQLHTPMYYLLSSLSFIDCCQSTVIVPKMLLNFVTEKNVILYPECIAQFYFFCTFVVAECHMLAAMAYDRYVAISNPLLYKVTMSYQVCLLMVAVVYGIGLLSATAHTVFLLRLFFCKADKINHYFCDLFPLLELSCSSTFINEILALSFSAFNIIVPVMTIVSSYIFIIVSILHIKTSGGRVKAFSTCSSHILAVAIFFGSTTFMYLQPSSVSSMDQGKVSSVFYTIVVPMLNPMIYSLRNKDVKVALKKLLQKMFPQYKE